In a single window of the Zea mays cultivar B73 chromosome 5, Zm-B73-REFERENCE-NAM-5.0, whole genome shotgun sequence genome:
- the LOC100216760 gene encoding uncharacterized protein LOC100216760 has protein sequence MAWRLAVRVGEHIMEAVSWDMALVAMAMRFLAEVAVHHPMARPSHPLIHGFSKGEKNLCAHDCSSTRRKKEGDECNMILGVSKGERLSHRGWDFESKYIAIET, from the exons ATGGCATGGAGGTTGGCGGTAAGGGTAGGAGAGCATATCATGGAGGCAGTTTCATGGGACATGGCTCTCGTAGCCATGGCTATGCGATTCCTAGCTGAGGTAGCAGTACATCATCCCATGGCAAGACCTTCTCATCCTCTCATACATGGCTTCTCGAAAG GTGAAAAAAATCTTTGTGCTCATGATTGTTCTAGTACAAGAAGGAAAAAAGAAGGTGATGAATGCAATATGATATTGGGTGTGTCAAAAGGTGAAAGGCTTTCTCATAGAGGATGGGACTTTGAAAGCAAATATATTGCAATTGAAACTTAA